The following proteins come from a genomic window of Miscanthus floridulus cultivar M001 chromosome 2, ASM1932011v1, whole genome shotgun sequence:
- the LOC136537540 gene encoding flagellar radial spoke protein 2-like: MGREEEEEPTLCEAAAPAAVEATVGAAETPLAMEATEGEVEVEAPTVAEALRTSGAEVVEIAAPGNFGAEVVEAGVSAARAVDLEVETEARQASTLPPIQSVLPVQGSAREAKVRPIPTDNASRGKGLADAGAASAVEQPASASGEGSAALVRVRPEPYGWDHPRVWWRSWDDPEGEPIFALEDTAEGGRWDTLEQYHSLAERSLRTALSVVANDLPRVLQDELCRQRELLAHANELLSARSVEVEDLRLRCDNREAEAATVQGQVAPLAARVKELEEELARVADERDASNSRVEEVRATAIATAGQLGAEQQAHELTKGALAEATKAAEASQGEALKWREKAKGLDDEVSRLTEASVVLQTVLDREIEEHEVL, translated from the exons ATGgggcgagaggaggaggaggagcctacacTCTGCGAGGCCGCAGCACCTGCAGCTGTCGAGGCCACTGTGGGTGCGGCCGAGACCCCCTTGGCTatggaggccaccgagggcgaggtcgaGGTTGAGGCCCCCACGGTCGCCGAGGCCCTCCGAACCTCAGgggctgaggtggtggagatcgcgGCACCCGGGAACTTCGGGGCCGAAGTGGTGGAGGCCGGAGTGAGCGCGGCGAGGGCGGTGGACCTTGAGGTGGAGACGGAGGCGAGGCAAGCCTCAACCCTGCCGCCAATTCAGAGCGTGCTTCCGGTACAagggagcgcccgggaggcgaAGGTCCGCCCGATCCCTACCGATAATGCTTCCCGGGGGAAGGGCTTGGCTGATGCCGGGGCGGCCAGTGCCGTGGAACAACCGGCTTCGGCTTCGGGCGAGGGAAGTGCAGCCCTCGTGCGAGTGCGGCCTGAGCcatacgggtgggatcacccgcgcgtCTGGTGGCGGAGCTGGGAcgaccccgagggggagcccatCTTTGCACTTGAGGACACGGCTGAGGGGGGTCGCTGggacaccctcgagcagtaccatagcctggcagagcggtcgctgcggacagcgctgtccgtcgtggccAATGACCTGCCCAGGGTTTTGCAG gACGAGCTCTGTCGGCAGAGGGAGCTGCTCGCccatgctaacgagcttctgtcggcacggagcgtggaggtggaggatctCCGTCTTCGCTGTGACAACCGGGAGGCTGAGGCGGCCACGGTTCAGgggcaggtcgcccctttggcggcacgggtcaaggagctggaggaggaactGGCCCGGGTGGCCGACGAGCGAGACGCCTCCAACTCCCGGGTGGAAGAAGTGAGGGCCACTGCCATTGCcaccgccgggcagctgggtgcggagcagcagGCGCacgagctgacgaaaggtgccttggcagaggccaccaaggcggccgaggcttccCAAGGTGAGGCCCTAAAATGGAGggaaaaggccaagg GGTTGGATGATGAGGTCTCACGATTGACTGAGGCCTCTGTCGTGCTGCAGACAGTGCTCGATCGTgagatcgaggagcacgaggTGCTGTAG